In Flavobacterium okayamense, a single window of DNA contains:
- a CDS encoding ribonuclease Z, with amino-acid sequence MKVDRKGHTTVIKETKGDIQLFMNNLTNVFHDFKNDNLIVDVSHDNKVTLVDLLKFKDLVKQHKKAKKSFVIVAENVDFNDVPEDIHIVPSVLEAHDIIEMEEIERDLGF; translated from the coding sequence ATGAAAGTAGATAGAAAAGGACATACTACTGTAATAAAAGAAACAAAAGGAGATATTCAGTTGTTTATGAATAATCTAACGAATGTTTTCCACGATTTTAAAAATGATAATTTAATTGTTGATGTTTCTCATGACAATAAAGTTACATTGGTAGATTTACTAAAATTTAAAGATTTGGTGAAACAGCATAAAAAAGCTAAAAAATCTTTTGTTATAGTTGCTGAGAATGTAGACTTTAACGATGTTCCTGAAGACATTCATATAGTACCTTCGGTTTTAGAAGCGCATGATATTATTGAAATGGAAGAAATCGAGCGCGATTTAGGATTTTAA
- the pdxH gene encoding pyridoxamine 5'-phosphate oxidase, with translation MSDLSDYRKSYEKSELLETNIPEDPINLFNRWFHEVEDFGGVDEVNAMTVSTLGLDGFPKSRVVLLKRFNEEGFIFYTNYNSEKGKAIIENPNICLSFFWHSMERQVIIKGVAEKTPTIISDNYFASRPKGSQLGALVSAQSEIIPNREYLEDNLKQLEKEYEGKEVPRPDFWGGFLVKPVEVEFWQGRPNRLHDRIRYKLSENYYWNIDRLSP, from the coding sequence ATGAGCGATTTAAGTGATTACAGAAAATCTTATGAAAAGTCAGAACTTTTAGAAACTAATATTCCAGAAGATCCTATTAATTTATTTAACCGTTGGTTTCACGAAGTAGAAGACTTTGGAGGAGTTGATGAAGTTAACGCCATGACAGTTTCAACCTTAGGATTAGATGGTTTTCCTAAGAGTAGAGTAGTATTGCTTAAAAGGTTTAATGAAGAAGGCTTTATTTTTTATACCAATTATAATTCTGAAAAAGGAAAAGCAATTATAGAAAACCCTAATATTTGTTTGTCATTTTTTTGGCATTCTATGGAACGACAAGTTATTATTAAAGGTGTAGCTGAAAAAACACCAACAATAATTTCTGATAACTATTTTGCTTCCCGACCTAAAGGAAGTCAATTAGGCGCTTTAGTTTCTGCACAAAGTGAAATCATTCCTAATCGCGAATATTTAGAAGATAACTTAAAACAATTAGAAAAAGAATACGAAGGAAAAGAAGTACCACGACCTGATTTTTGGGGCGGATTTTTAGTTAAACCAGTTGAAGTTGAATTTTGGCAAGGACGTCCAAATCGTCTTCATGATCGTATTCGTTATAAATTATCAGAAAATTACTACTGGAATATAGATAGATTATCTCCCTGA
- a CDS encoding ribonuclease Z, whose translation MKLTILGCYAATPRTISNPTAQVLEIKNHLFLIDCGEGTQVQLRKNKIKFSKVNHIFISHLHGDHFYGLVGLLSTFMLLNRENDLHVYGPKGIKEIILLQLRASGSYTGYNLYFHELISKESEIIFEDEKVVVKTIPLKHRVYTNGFLFQEKNIKRKLNLEAIESYKIDTCYFQKLVYGGDMKLEDGTIIPNEVLTSDPDPEKSYAFCSDTVYNEDILPIIKDVDVLYHETTFLDSEEHLAEKTMHTTAKQAAKIAKLANAKALIMGHYSTRYGSLDPFKEEAETIFTNVILADDGKTIEL comes from the coding sequence ATGAAATTAACCATATTAGGCTGTTACGCTGCAACACCCCGAACCATATCAAATCCTACTGCTCAAGTTTTAGAAATAAAAAACCATTTATTTTTAATAGACTGTGGAGAAGGAACTCAAGTTCAGCTACGCAAGAATAAAATCAAGTTTTCAAAAGTTAACCACATCTTTATTTCCCATTTACATGGCGATCATTTTTATGGATTAGTAGGTCTATTATCTACTTTTATGTTATTGAATCGTGAAAATGATTTACATGTTTACGGCCCAAAAGGAATTAAAGAAATTATCTTACTACAATTAAGAGCTTCTGGGTCTTACACTGGCTATAATTTATATTTTCACGAGTTAATTTCTAAAGAAAGTGAAATCATTTTTGAAGATGAAAAAGTGGTGGTTAAGACAATTCCATTAAAACACAGAGTGTATACAAATGGCTTTTTATTTCAAGAAAAAAACATAAAGCGTAAGTTGAATTTAGAAGCTATAGAAAGCTATAAAATAGACACTTGCTATTTTCAAAAACTAGTTTACGGAGGCGATATGAAGTTAGAAGATGGAACTATTATTCCAAACGAAGTACTCACATCAGACCCTGATCCTGAGAAAAGTTATGCTTTTTGTAGCGATACTGTCTATAACGAAGATATTCTTCCCATCATTAAAGATGTTGATGTACTCTATCATGAAACTACTTTTTTAGATAGTGAGGAACATCTTGCTGAAAAAACTATGCATACAACTGCAAAACAAGCCGCAAAAATTGCTAAATTGGCAAATGCTAAAGCTTTAATTATGGGACATTATTCAACACGTTATGGTAGTTTAGATCCTTTTAAAGAAGAAGCAGAAACTATTTTTACTAATGTAATTCTTGCAGATGATGGAAAAACAATCGAACTCTGA
- a CDS encoding PorP/SprF family type IX secretion system membrane protein produces MKTRYIILFVVFTQLLCYAQQDSQYTQYMYNTVNVNPAYAGSRESLTMFLLHRSQWVGLDGAPVTNNVSAHTPIGESNFGVGLSFVNDRIGPVDENTISADLAYFIQVSDNYKLSVGLKGTANLFNLDVNKLTIQNPLDPQFQNFDTEFSPNIGAGLYLFSDKTYVGVSVPNFFETNRYNDNDVTVTKERMHFYLIAGHVFNLSPSIKFKPALLSKAVEGAPLQTDITANFLIHDKLTLGAAYRWDSAISGLVGFQISPAIFAGYGYDMETSNLSNYNSGSHEIFLRFEIFSNNRVADPRFF; encoded by the coding sequence ATGAAAACAAGATATATAATTTTATTTGTAGTATTTACTCAGTTATTGTGCTATGCTCAACAAGACTCTCAGTATACTCAATATATGTATAATACGGTGAATGTTAACCCCGCCTATGCAGGTTCTAGAGAATCATTAACAATGTTCTTATTACATAGAAGTCAATGGGTCGGTTTAGATGGTGCTCCTGTAACAAATAATGTTTCAGCTCATACTCCTATTGGGGAATCAAATTTTGGAGTTGGATTATCTTTTGTAAACGATAGAATTGGACCTGTTGATGAAAATACGATTTCTGCAGATTTGGCATATTTTATTCAGGTTTCTGATAACTATAAATTATCTGTTGGATTAAAAGGTACTGCAAATTTATTTAACTTAGATGTTAATAAGCTAACTATTCAAAACCCTTTAGACCCTCAATTTCAAAACTTTGACACAGAATTTTCACCTAATATTGGAGCGGGACTTTATTTATTTTCAGATAAAACCTATGTAGGAGTTTCTGTTCCTAATTTCTTTGAAACCAATAGATACAATGATAATGATGTAACAGTTACAAAAGAAAGAATGCATTTTTATTTAATTGCAGGACATGTTTTTAATTTAAGTCCTAGTATAAAATTTAAACCAGCATTATTATCAAAAGCAGTTGAAGGAGCGCCACTACAAACTGATATAACAGCAAATTTTTTAATCCATGACAAATTAACTCTAGGAGCTGCTTATAGATGGGATTCTGCAATAAGTGGATTAGTAGGGTTTCAAATATCACCTGCAATATTTGCTGGTTATGGATATGATATGGAAACTTCGAATTTAAGTAATTATAATTCGGGTTCTCACGAAATCTTCTTACGATTTGAAATTTTTAGTAACAATAGAGTCGCAGATCCAAGATTCTTTTAA
- a CDS encoding OmpA family protein codes for MKTIYSIIFLALYCVGFSQTAQLASANKKYDKYSYVDAIEIYEKVADKGYKSAELFKRLGNAYYFNGEIDKASKWYSDLFALNEEVEPEYYFRYSQCLKAQEKYDEANKYLAKFNSLTNDSRGEKYSKNKDYLRDIESNSGKYTVEETNLNTEFSDFGPSFFGNFIVFSSSREDGAVSSKINKWTNQNNRDLYVAEMQDSKNFSEAKNLSDEINTKFNESTPVFTNDGKTVYFTRNNFNDGKKGKDEDKSTLLKIYKAELVEGKWDNITELPFNSDEYSCAHPSLSSDEKTMYFASNMPGGLGSSDIYKVTINNGSFGSPENLGNTINTEGRDTFPFITEDNTLYFASDGQLGLGGLDIFESKFTDGNFQKPINLAKPINSSMDDFAFIINKDKIGYFSSNRDGGKGFDDIYTFSVCQQKLKGLISDIDTNEILPGSKVELFDEDMNKIDETTANEAAEYYFENVDCNSKYIVRASKEDYDTNEQQVATPKENGETELNIALKRNKFPVTEGTDLAKIFDISIIYFDLDKWNIRPDAAKDLQKIVEVMKDYPNMHVNIRSHTDSRQTHRYNEILSDRRAKSTLEFMVKNGIERERLTAKGYGETELVNGCSDGVPCSEEEHQKNRRSEFIVMKMD; via the coding sequence ATGAAAACAATATATTCGATAATATTTTTAGCATTGTATTGTGTAGGTTTCTCACAAACAGCTCAGTTAGCATCTGCTAATAAAAAATATGATAAGTATTCATACGTAGATGCAATAGAAATTTATGAAAAAGTAGCTGATAAAGGTTATAAATCAGCCGAACTTTTCAAAAGACTTGGTAACGCTTACTACTTTAATGGAGAAATCGATAAAGCATCAAAATGGTATTCCGATTTATTTGCTTTAAATGAAGAAGTAGAACCTGAATACTACTTTAGATATTCACAATGTCTTAAAGCACAAGAAAAATATGATGAGGCAAATAAATACTTAGCTAAGTTTAATTCTTTAACAAATGATTCTCGAGGTGAAAAATACTCTAAAAACAAAGATTATTTAAGAGATATTGAATCAAATTCTGGAAAATATACTGTAGAAGAAACAAATCTTAATACCGAATTTTCAGACTTTGGCCCTTCATTTTTTGGAAACTTTATAGTTTTTTCTTCTTCTCGTGAAGATGGTGCAGTTTCTTCAAAAATTAATAAATGGACTAATCAAAATAATAGAGATTTATATGTTGCTGAAATGCAAGACAGCAAAAACTTTTCTGAAGCAAAAAACTTGTCAGACGAGATTAATACAAAGTTTAATGAATCGACTCCGGTTTTTACAAATGATGGAAAAACCGTTTATTTTACTAGGAATAATTTTAATGATGGTAAAAAAGGAAAAGATGAAGATAAAAGTACACTCTTAAAAATTTATAAAGCCGAACTTGTTGAAGGAAAATGGGATAATATAACTGAATTACCTTTTAACAGTGACGAATATAGTTGTGCACACCCTAGTTTGAGTAGTGATGAAAAAACTATGTATTTTGCTTCAAATATGCCCGGCGGATTGGGAAGTTCAGATATTTATAAAGTAACTATTAACAATGGTTCTTTTGGTTCTCCTGAAAATTTAGGTAATACGATTAACACTGAAGGTCGAGATACTTTTCCTTTCATAACTGAAGATAATACTCTATATTTTGCATCAGATGGACAATTAGGCTTAGGTGGTTTAGACATTTTTGAATCAAAATTTACAGATGGAAATTTTCAAAAACCTATAAATCTTGCAAAGCCAATTAATAGTTCAATGGACGATTTTGCATTTATCATTAATAAAGATAAAATTGGTTATTTCTCTTCAAATAGAGATGGTGGAAAAGGATTTGATGATATTTATACTTTTTCAGTTTGTCAACAAAAGCTTAAAGGACTAATTTCAGATATCGATACTAATGAAATTTTACCTGGTAGTAAAGTGGAGCTTTTTGATGAAGATATGAATAAAATTGATGAAACAACCGCAAATGAAGCTGCAGAATATTACTTTGAAAATGTAGATTGTAACAGTAAATATATTGTTAGAGCTTCAAAAGAAGACTATGACACTAATGAACAACAAGTTGCAACACCAAAAGAAAATGGTGAAACAGAATTAAATATTGCATTAAAACGAAATAAATTTCCAGTTACTGAAGGTACCGATTTAGCCAAAATTTTTGATATCAGTATCATCTATTTTGACTTAGACAAATGGAATATTCGTCCAGATGCGGCAAAAGATCTTCAAAAAATTGTTGAAGTAATGAAAGATTACCCAAATATGCACGTAAATATTCGTTCTCATACTGACAGTAGACAAACACATCGTTATAACGAAATTTTATCGGATAGACGTGCAAAATCTACTTTAGAATTTATGGTTAAGAATGGAATTGAAAGAGAACGTTTAACCGCTAAAGGATACGGAGAAACAGAATTAGTAAACGGTTGTTCAGATGGCGTACCTTGTTCTGAAGAGGAACATCAAAAGAATAGAAGAAGTGAATTTATAGTAATGAAAATGGATTAG
- a CDS encoding CAP domain-containing protein, with protein MKKVMLTLFALFTISFLTSCSSDSESVDSSNPTVADATAKDYNHSTFELELLDLVNEYRVSQGLNTLSIIEHISYVSAGHDDYMISVNQVSHDNFNTRKTNMQQVLGAIRVGENVAYGFSTPEAALNAWIQSDSHRANLEGDYTHFGIAVKDNLEGRKYYTNMFIKK; from the coding sequence ATGAAAAAAGTAATGTTAACCCTTTTTGCCCTATTCACAATTTCTTTTTTAACTTCTTGTTCTAGCGATAGCGAATCTGTTGATTCAAGCAACCCTACTGTTGCAGACGCTACTGCAAAAGATTACAATCACTCAACATTTGAATTAGAACTTTTAGACTTAGTAAACGAATATCGTGTAAGTCAAGGTTTAAATACATTGTCTATAATTGAACATATTTCTTATGTTTCAGCTGGACATGATGACTATATGATTTCTGTTAATCAAGTAAGTCATGATAACTTTAATACTAGAAAAACAAACATGCAACAAGTATTAGGAGCTATTAGAGTTGGAGAAAACGTTGCTTACGGATTCTCAACACCTGAAGCTGCTTTAAATGCTTGGATTCAAAGTGATAGTCACCGTGCTAATCTTGAAGGAGATTATACTCATTTTGGAATTGCAGTTAAAGATAATTTAGAGGGTAGAAAATACTACACAAATATGTTTATTAAAAAATAA